One window from the genome of Actinoplanes teichomyceticus ATCC 31121 encodes:
- a CDS encoding Crp/Fnr family transcriptional regulator gives MTALSVFDQLAMHPFAADLPSEWLHRWSVHGRPVFRPTRYRLFAAGDPANRFWLLNSGSVVLDMAVPGRGDIVLEQLRPGAVVGWSWLMAPYRWRFGAVAAEDVHAIEFDAVRIRDMIAGEPALGRDLNARFMTVLADRLEASRRRLAELYAYPVPED, from the coding sequence TGATCTGCCGTCCGAGTGGCTGCACCGCTGGTCCGTCCACGGCCGGCCGGTGTTCCGCCCGACGCGGTACCGGCTGTTCGCGGCCGGTGACCCGGCGAACCGGTTCTGGCTGCTGAACTCCGGCTCGGTGGTGCTGGACATGGCGGTGCCCGGCCGCGGCGACATCGTGCTCGAACAGCTGCGCCCCGGCGCGGTCGTCGGCTGGTCCTGGCTGATGGCGCCGTACCGGTGGCGGTTCGGGGCGGTCGCCGCGGAGGACGTGCACGCCATCGAGTTCGACGCGGTCCGGATCCGCGACATGATCGCCGGGGAGCCGGCGCTCGGCCGCGACCTGAACGCCCGGTTCATGACCGTGCTCGCGGACCGTCTGGAGGCGTCCCGGCGGCGGCTCGCCGAGCTCTACGCCTACCCGGTCCCCGAGGACTGA
- a CDS encoding MerR family transcriptional regulator yields MAPPDDMFGDDDYPAYTMGRAAEITGASQDFLRRLDEAKLFTPFRSAGGHRRYSRHQLRLAARAREMVDQGTALEAACRIITLEDQLQEALRENDRLQRRQQSETS; encoded by the coding sequence ATGGCCCCACCCGACGACATGTTCGGTGACGACGACTACCCCGCCTACACGATGGGCCGCGCCGCGGAGATCACCGGCGCCTCGCAGGACTTCCTGCGCCGGCTCGACGAGGCGAAACTGTTCACCCCGTTCCGGTCCGCCGGCGGCCACCGCCGCTACTCCCGACACCAGTTGAGGCTGGCCGCGCGGGCTCGCGAGATGGTCGACCAGGGCACCGCCCTGGAAGCCGCCTGCCGGATCATCACCCTGGAGGACCAGCTCCAAGAGGCGCTCCGGGAGAACGACAGGCTCCAGCGCCGCCAGCAGTCCGAGACCAGCTGA
- a CDS encoding NADAR family protein, translating to MVGSCRSVADLAAAEARGERIKFLFFWGHQSERDGRVGAGCLSQWWPAPFTADGRVFATAEHYMMWRKAVLFGDDAMAERILAAPHPHAAKALGGRVAGFDQQIWDEHRFATVVAGNLAKFGEHADLRAFLLGTGQRVLVEASPVDRIWGIGLMRDEPAAADPARWQGLNLLGFALMQVRDVLHDSPEQ from the coding sequence ATGGTGGGTTCCTGTCGTAGCGTCGCTGATCTGGCCGCCGCGGAGGCGCGGGGAGAACGGATCAAGTTCCTGTTCTTCTGGGGACACCAGTCGGAGCGCGACGGCCGCGTCGGCGCCGGATGCTTGAGTCAGTGGTGGCCGGCCCCGTTCACCGCCGACGGGCGCGTGTTCGCCACCGCGGAGCATTACATGATGTGGCGCAAGGCCGTCCTGTTCGGTGACGACGCGATGGCCGAGCGGATTCTGGCCGCGCCGCACCCGCACGCGGCCAAGGCTCTCGGCGGCCGGGTTGCCGGATTCGATCAACAGATTTGGGACGAGCACCGCTTCGCCACCGTCGTGGCCGGCAATCTGGCCAAGTTCGGAGAGCATGCCGACCTGCGCGCGTTCCTGCTCGGTACCGGACAACGGGTTCTCGTTGAGGCCAGCCCGGTGGATCGCATCTGGGGCATCGGCCTGATGCGCGACGAGCCCGCCGCCGCCGATCCAGCTCGATGGCAGGGCCTCAACCTGCTCGGGTTCGCACTCATGCAAGTACGCGACGTCCTCCACGACTCGCCGGAACAGTAG
- a CDS encoding HEAT repeat domain-containing protein — translation MNDRLVYPAGAAAGEGSALLRAAAAAGYGLRVRELLDDGWSDSARNDVELMLWAADYGAYQLIRHRVDEHTTRSMWRIARAWVGVDPVAELRRRLGDATAEVQRHSVPVDHDDHTQCIRATAADGRWAQVQTAHLAILTCIEERLGIGPSRDELMARALADRDPTSINWSQSQLSVNARTDAEATLRWATRVLTDPDPDARRFAAEVVHSLSIDQAPCRQDALAALRAGLAAEPDADVLVSLIGAAAEYHGPGFLPEVVMHAEHPDPSVRSRVAGELCFTLMEPGSRRAGVDVLAALARDPDGRVRAAALHVLRDYAFDHPVTGQVIAANRDDPDARVRVEALAGLARGGDTAAYGELRRLGDEAGKDSPLALLADAAEGWLRNAEKVQASSPDAR, via the coding sequence GTGAACGATCGTTTGGTGTATCCGGCTGGTGCGGCGGCAGGGGAGGGTAGTGCCCTGTTGCGGGCAGCGGCAGCCGCCGGGTACGGCTTGCGTGTCCGCGAGCTCCTCGACGACGGCTGGTCCGACTCGGCCCGCAACGACGTCGAGCTGATGTTGTGGGCGGCGGACTACGGGGCCTACCAACTGATCCGCCATCGGGTGGACGAGCACACGACGAGGTCCATGTGGCGAATCGCCCGGGCCTGGGTCGGTGTCGATCCGGTGGCCGAGTTGCGGCGCCGGCTCGGCGATGCCACCGCCGAGGTGCAACGCCACAGCGTTCCGGTCGACCACGACGACCACACCCAGTGCATCCGGGCGACCGCGGCTGACGGCCGGTGGGCCCAGGTGCAGACGGCTCACCTGGCGATCCTCACCTGCATCGAGGAGCGCCTCGGTATCGGTCCTTCGCGCGACGAGCTGATGGCGCGTGCCCTGGCAGATCGGGATCCGACGTCCATCAACTGGAGCCAGTCCCAGCTTTCGGTGAACGCCAGGACGGATGCCGAGGCGACTCTGCGCTGGGCCACCAGGGTCCTCACCGATCCGGATCCTGATGCTCGGCGGTTCGCCGCGGAGGTGGTGCACTCCCTTTCGATCGACCAGGCGCCGTGCCGGCAGGACGCGCTGGCCGCTCTGCGAGCCGGGCTGGCCGCGGAACCGGATGCCGATGTCCTCGTGAGCCTGATCGGGGCAGCCGCTGAGTACCACGGCCCCGGCTTTCTGCCCGAGGTGGTGATGCATGCCGAGCATCCCGACCCGTCGGTCCGCAGCCGGGTGGCGGGCGAGCTCTGTTTCACGCTGATGGAGCCGGGATCGAGGCGGGCAGGCGTGGACGTACTGGCGGCACTGGCCCGAGACCCCGACGGGCGAGTACGCGCGGCTGCTCTGCATGTGTTGCGTGACTACGCCTTCGACCACCCGGTGACCGGGCAGGTCATCGCCGCCAACCGCGATGACCCCGACGCCCGCGTAAGAGTGGAGGCGCTGGCTGGACTGGCCCGAGGTGGCGACACCGCGGCCTACGGAGAATTGCGGCGACTCGGAGACGAAGCCGGGAAGGACAGCCCTCTCGCCCTGCTGGCCGACGCTGCCGAGGGCTGGCTACGCAATGCCGAAAAGGTCCAGGCTTCGTCTCCCGACGCCAGGTAG
- the sodN gene encoding superoxide dismutase, Ni, which translates to MRLPRLLRPRTVVSAHCDLPCGVYDPAQARIEAESIKAICEKYQANQDPEFRTRSLIIKEQRAELVKHHLWVLWTDYFKAPHFERYPQLHTLFNEATKLAGAGGAKGSADPAVADQLLARIEEISKIFRETKQG; encoded by the coding sequence ATGCGACTGCCGCGTCTGCTGCGCCCGCGTACCGTCGTGAGCGCCCACTGTGACCTGCCCTGCGGCGTCTACGATCCGGCCCAGGCCCGTATCGAGGCCGAGTCGATCAAGGCGATCTGCGAGAAGTACCAGGCCAACCAGGATCCGGAGTTCCGGACCCGCTCGCTGATCATCAAGGAGCAACGGGCCGAGCTGGTCAAGCACCACCTGTGGGTGCTGTGGACCGACTACTTCAAGGCCCCGCACTTCGAGAGGTACCCTCAGCTGCACACCCTCTTCAACGAGGCCACCAAGCTGGCCGGCGCCGGCGGCGCGAAGGGCTCCGCCGACCCGGCGGTCGCCGACCAGCTCCTCGCCAGGATCGAGGAGATCTCGAAGATCTTCCGGGAGACGAAGCAGGGTTGA
- a CDS encoding flavin reductase family protein, with protein sequence MDLGTVQESGVGERLRGAFRRYPTGVAVITALGPDGPVGLTASSVASVSVDPPAVSFSVMGTRSARVLLDAPSLVVHLLGVRHLGVAREFAHSGGDRFTPEQGWSTLPSGEPVLPGAVAALRAAPLHRVPVGESTLVIASVLEVFHGPDDRPLIHHARKFVTSTPTEGF encoded by the coding sequence GTGGATCTAGGAACAGTGCAGGAGTCGGGTGTCGGCGAGCGCCTCAGGGGCGCCTTCCGCCGATACCCGACCGGCGTCGCGGTGATCACCGCGCTCGGCCCGGACGGGCCGGTCGGGTTGACCGCGTCCAGTGTCGCGTCGGTATCGGTCGACCCGCCGGCGGTGTCGTTCTCGGTGATGGGCACCCGCTCGGCGCGCGTCCTGCTGGACGCGCCGAGCCTCGTCGTCCATCTGCTGGGCGTCCGGCACCTGGGCGTGGCGCGCGAATTCGCCCATTCCGGCGGCGACCGTTTCACCCCGGAGCAGGGCTGGAGCACGCTGCCCTCGGGGGAGCCGGTGCTGCCCGGCGCCGTCGCCGCCCTGCGGGCCGCTCCCCTGCACCGGGTGCCGGTGGGCGAGTCGACCCTGGTGATCGCCTCCGTGCTGGAGGTGTTCCACGGCCCGGACGACCGGCCGCTGATCCATCACGCCAGAAAGTTCGTCACCTCGACCCCGACCGAAGGATTCTGA
- a CDS encoding universal stress protein — protein MRTTGIVVGTDGTETSDAAIDWAAREAHQRGLTLRIVHAFDWDWRESRFEIGNEHVDTARAQAEGIIAAAVERVRNIAPELTPQTFTLIGHAVPRLLESARGAQLLVLGRRGRGGFAGMLLGSTSQRVATHAPCPVVVVGGSPAADAPIAAGIDDSPNADLVLETVFNAAADQNCPVTVIRACPPVVPAWVTADPPNVEAAELARLDEQLAPWRSKFPDVRVEVVLTHDTPPAALVAASGKARLIIVGSHGHGLVTGTLVGSTSLQLLHHAACPVYIVRPLPQ, from the coding sequence ATGCGGACCACTGGCATCGTCGTCGGCACCGACGGCACGGAAACGAGCGACGCCGCCATCGACTGGGCGGCTCGGGAAGCACACCAGCGCGGCCTGACCCTGCGCATCGTGCACGCCTTCGACTGGGACTGGCGCGAGTCGCGCTTCGAGATCGGCAACGAGCACGTCGACACCGCCCGGGCGCAGGCCGAGGGCATCATCGCGGCGGCGGTGGAGCGGGTCCGCAACATCGCGCCGGAGCTCACCCCGCAGACGTTCACCCTGATCGGGCACGCCGTTCCGCGGCTGCTGGAGTCGGCCCGCGGCGCCCAGCTGCTGGTGCTGGGCCGGCGCGGGCGCGGTGGCTTCGCCGGGATGCTGCTCGGCTCGACCAGCCAGCGGGTCGCCACCCACGCCCCCTGCCCGGTCGTCGTGGTGGGCGGCAGCCCGGCCGCGGACGCGCCGATCGCCGCCGGCATCGACGACTCCCCGAACGCCGACCTGGTCCTGGAGACGGTGTTCAACGCAGCGGCCGACCAGAACTGCCCGGTCACCGTGATCCGGGCCTGCCCGCCGGTCGTCCCGGCGTGGGTCACCGCCGACCCGCCGAACGTCGAGGCCGCCGAACTCGCCCGCCTGGACGAGCAGCTGGCGCCGTGGCGGTCGAAGTTCCCGGACGTCCGGGTCGAGGTGGTGCTGACCCACGACACCCCGCCGGCCGCGCTGGTGGCCGCGTCCGGCAAGGCCCGGCTGATCATCGTCGGCAGCCACGGGCACGGGCTGGTCACCGGCACGCTGGTGGGTTCGACCAGCCTGCAGCTGCTGCACCACGCGGCCTGCCCGGTCTACATCGTGCGCCCGCTCCCGCAGTGA
- a CDS encoding DUF309 domain-containing protein, whose protein sequence is MDSGTTPADRPYNQVSGIAPGDRPGPDTRPGRVARDRDPAGRARNARPRDGLGRPLPHGMTGVPTTPDDLALPPEEALREAERLLAAGRPFHAHEVLEGAWKACDDDTRELWKGLAQLAVGVTHLRRGNQVGAVRLLTRAADRIAPYAAGAPHGIAVAALTAWARTLIARIGSGPVPPEMLAPRLVD, encoded by the coding sequence ATGGATTCCGGTACGACGCCCGCAGACCGCCCGTACAACCAGGTTTCCGGCATCGCGCCCGGCGACCGGCCGGGCCCGGACACGCGGCCCGGCCGGGTCGCCCGGGACCGGGACCCGGCCGGTCGCGCCCGCAACGCCCGGCCCCGCGACGGCCTGGGCCGGCCCCTGCCGCACGGGATGACCGGGGTGCCCACCACGCCCGACGACCTGGCGCTGCCGCCGGAGGAGGCGCTGCGCGAGGCGGAGCGGCTGCTGGCCGCGGGCCGGCCGTTCCACGCGCACGAGGTGCTGGAGGGGGCGTGGAAGGCGTGTGACGACGACACCCGGGAGCTGTGGAAGGGTCTGGCGCAGCTCGCGGTGGGCGTCACCCACCTGCGGCGGGGAAACCAGGTCGGCGCGGTCCGGTTGCTGACCCGGGCGGCGGACCGGATCGCGCCGTACGCGGCCGGCGCCCCGCACGGGATCGCCGTCGCCGCGCTGACCGCCTGGGCCCGGACCCTGATCGCGCGGATCGGCAGCGGCCCGGTGCCGCCGGAGATGCTGGCGCCCCGCCTGGTCGACTAA
- a CDS encoding lactate racemase domain-containing protein, protein MAETIGAAGRTLSDCDVRAFVLARLAAEDLDGRRVCVIVPDGTRSCPLPLLLGAVHEALHGRAAAVTVLIALGTHAPMSDAQLSGHLGGPYPGFEVRNHEWWLPDTLVSLGRIGAERVARLSEGRMRQAIDVTLNRAVVEHDVCLVIGPVFPHEVVGFSGGNKYFFPGIAGQEIIDFSHWLGALISSAEIIGTRGTTPVRALIDEAAAMIPARRRALCLVVQSGTGALHAASFGTPEQAWAACADISAQTHVRYLDAPVRRVLSIIPEKYADMWTGAKGFYKVEPIVADGGQVIVYAPHITRISAMHPEIERIGYHCRDYFVKQWDRFRDQHWGVLAHSTHLRGAGVWDPVGGERPRVTVTLATGIPEHVVRGANLDHLDPARLDLAALAVDPGTFVVPDAGEVLYRLRPAADPPAPVTAASGSAATPAGPPPRHG, encoded by the coding sequence ATGGCGGAAACCATCGGCGCCGCCGGGCGCACGCTCAGCGACTGCGACGTACGAGCGTTCGTGCTGGCCCGGCTGGCCGCGGAGGATCTCGACGGCCGCCGGGTCTGCGTGATCGTCCCGGACGGCACCCGCAGCTGCCCGCTGCCGCTGCTGCTGGGCGCCGTGCACGAGGCGCTGCACGGCCGGGCCGCCGCGGTCACCGTGCTGATCGCGCTGGGCACCCACGCCCCGATGTCCGACGCGCAGCTGAGCGGGCACCTCGGCGGGCCGTACCCGGGCTTCGAGGTGCGCAACCACGAGTGGTGGCTGCCGGACACGCTGGTCTCGCTCGGCCGCATCGGCGCCGAGCGGGTGGCGCGGCTGTCCGAGGGCCGGATGCGGCAGGCGATCGACGTCACCCTCAACCGCGCCGTCGTCGAGCACGACGTGTGCCTGGTGATCGGCCCGGTCTTCCCGCACGAGGTGGTCGGCTTCTCCGGCGGCAACAAGTACTTCTTCCCGGGCATCGCCGGCCAGGAGATCATCGACTTCTCGCACTGGCTGGGCGCGCTGATCAGCAGCGCCGAGATCATCGGAACCCGCGGGACGACCCCGGTCCGGGCGCTGATCGACGAGGCGGCGGCGATGATCCCGGCGCGCCGGCGGGCGCTGTGCCTGGTGGTGCAGTCCGGCACCGGCGCGCTGCACGCGGCGTCGTTCGGCACTCCCGAGCAGGCGTGGGCGGCGTGCGCCGACATCTCCGCGCAGACGCACGTGCGGTACCTCGACGCCCCGGTCCGGCGGGTGCTGTCGATCATCCCGGAGAAGTACGCCGACATGTGGACCGGCGCGAAGGGTTTCTACAAGGTCGAGCCGATCGTCGCCGACGGCGGCCAGGTGATCGTCTACGCGCCGCACATCACCCGGATCTCCGCGATGCATCCGGAGATCGAGCGGATCGGCTACCACTGCCGCGACTACTTCGTGAAACAGTGGGACCGGTTCCGTGACCAGCACTGGGGTGTCCTGGCGCACTCCACCCACCTGCGCGGCGCCGGCGTCTGGGACCCGGTCGGGGGCGAGCGGCCCCGGGTCACGGTCACCCTGGCCACCGGGATCCCGGAGCACGTGGTCCGCGGCGCGAACCTCGACCACCTGGACCCGGCCCGCCTCGACCTGGCCGCGCTGGCCGTCGACCCGGGGACGTTCGTGGTGCCCGACGCCGGCGAGGTCCTGTACCGGCTGCGGCCGGCCGCTGACCCACCGGCGCCGGTGACCGCCGCGTCCGGCTCCGCCGCCACCCCGGCCGGGCCGCCGCCCCGGCACGGTTAG
- the def gene encoding peptide deformylase produces MTVLPIRQVGDPVLRRVAEPVTDFDAELAVLVRDLTQTLAESRGAGLAAPQIGVGLRVFAINPDLPGNDRRLDHLVNPVLEFPDEQEQSGPEGCLSIPGIYLDTKRRLNTVAKGYTRHGDPVQVVGEGLLARCLQHETDHLDGILFIDRQDARARQRLLDTLREAAWFEGLPAARVRVSPH; encoded by the coding sequence GTGACCGTGCTCCCCATCCGGCAGGTCGGTGACCCGGTGCTGCGCCGCGTCGCCGAGCCGGTGACCGACTTCGATGCCGAGCTGGCCGTGCTGGTCCGGGATCTGACCCAGACCCTGGCCGAGTCGCGCGGCGCCGGCCTGGCCGCCCCGCAGATCGGGGTCGGCCTGCGCGTCTTCGCGATCAACCCGGACCTGCCGGGCAACGACCGCCGCCTGGACCACCTGGTCAACCCGGTCCTGGAGTTCCCGGACGAGCAGGAGCAGTCCGGTCCGGAGGGCTGCCTGTCGATTCCCGGCATCTACCTGGACACCAAGCGCCGGCTGAACACCGTCGCCAAGGGCTACACCCGGCACGGCGACCCGGTGCAGGTGGTCGGCGAGGGCCTGCTGGCGCGGTGCCTGCAGCACGAGACCGACCACCTGGACGGGATTCTGTTCATCGACCGGCAGGACGCGCGGGCCCGGCAGCGGCTGCTGGACACCCTCCGCGAGGCCGCGTGGTTCGAGGGCCTGCCGGCCGCCCGGGTGCGGGTCAGCCCCCACTGA
- a CDS encoding cation diffusion facilitator family transporter has product MDDTAMDKIAVADRAAAPAASGDEERNTGRNAGESTWTVLVAVAANGAIAVAKIVAGLLTGSASMWAEAAHSIADTGNEVLLLIGLKRSRREPDERHPFGYGQERYFWTFLAALGIFLVGGVLSIGEGVRGMLMPEPVESLGVGIGVLVVAAGFESYSWYTAHKQLRAESRQRNRSLRHHLRHASDPSATTVFLEDTAALAGLGIALVALILHAVTGWAGWDAVGSMSIGLLLILVAWLLARRSKGLLLDESAPADVLDPIREQVRGEAWVGRIRDLHAVWVGPSQLLVNVWVTPAAAVRDAPAAQLLAHSDDLRRRLMADDAIARVTVTLERD; this is encoded by the coding sequence GTGGACGACACCGCCATGGACAAGATCGCCGTCGCCGACCGGGCCGCCGCGCCGGCCGCCTCCGGTGACGAGGAACGCAACACCGGCCGCAACGCGGGGGAGAGCACCTGGACCGTGCTCGTCGCGGTGGCCGCCAACGGGGCGATCGCCGTCGCGAAGATCGTCGCCGGGCTGCTCACCGGGTCCGCGTCGATGTGGGCCGAGGCGGCCCACTCGATCGCCGACACCGGCAACGAGGTCCTGCTGCTGATCGGCCTGAAACGCTCCCGGCGCGAGCCCGACGAGCGGCACCCCTTCGGGTACGGACAGGAGCGTTATTTCTGGACGTTCCTCGCCGCGCTGGGCATCTTCCTGGTCGGCGGGGTGCTGTCAATCGGTGAGGGCGTACGCGGCATGCTGATGCCGGAGCCGGTGGAGTCGCTCGGGGTCGGCATCGGGGTGCTGGTGGTGGCCGCCGGATTCGAGAGTTACTCCTGGTACACCGCGCACAAGCAGCTGCGCGCCGAGTCCCGGCAGCGCAACCGTTCCCTGCGGCACCACCTGCGGCACGCCTCCGACCCGAGCGCGACCACGGTCTTCCTCGAGGACACCGCCGCGCTGGCCGGGCTGGGCATCGCGCTCGTGGCGCTGATCCTGCACGCGGTGACCGGGTGGGCCGGCTGGGACGCGGTCGGCAGCATGTCGATCGGGCTGCTGCTGATCCTGGTCGCCTGGCTGCTGGCCCGCCGCTCGAAGGGGCTGCTGCTGGACGAGTCGGCGCCGGCCGACGTGCTCGACCCGATCCGCGAGCAGGTGCGCGGCGAGGCGTGGGTGGGCCGGATCCGGGACCTGCACGCCGTCTGGGTCGGACCGTCGCAGCTGCTGGTCAACGTCTGGGTGACGCCGGCCGCGGCGGTCCGCGACGCGCCCGCCGCCCAGCTGCTCGCGCACTCCGACGACCTGCGCCGCCGGCTGATGGCCGACGACGCGATCGCCCGGGTCACCGTCACGCTGGAGCGCGACTGA
- a CDS encoding DinB family protein: protein MTSQRVVGHGGMWARPEQDPRTNGTPVGELETIREYLSNYRRTLAMKCEDLSPEQLAARSVPPSTMSLLGLVRHMAKVEHLWFQATLRGSDMPAPFWSADRRDVDFDGATPDAAVVREAFVTWEAQVAGADRVLDGLTDLGAMVALPKGGESSVRDILIHLIEEYARHCGHADLLRECIDGRTGQ, encoded by the coding sequence ATGACGAGTCAGCGGGTGGTGGGTCATGGCGGCATGTGGGCGCGTCCGGAGCAGGACCCCCGGACGAACGGGACGCCGGTGGGCGAGCTGGAGACGATCCGGGAGTACCTGAGCAACTACCGGCGCACGCTCGCCATGAAGTGCGAGGATCTCTCGCCGGAGCAGCTGGCGGCGCGCTCGGTGCCACCGTCCACGATGAGCCTGCTGGGCCTGGTCCGGCACATGGCGAAGGTGGAACACCTCTGGTTCCAGGCGACCCTGCGCGGCAGCGACATGCCGGCGCCGTTCTGGTCCGCCGACCGGCGCGACGTGGACTTCGACGGCGCGACGCCGGACGCGGCGGTGGTGCGGGAGGCGTTCGTGACCTGGGAGGCGCAGGTGGCCGGCGCCGACCGGGTGCTGGACGGGCTGACCGACCTGGGGGCGATGGTGGCGTTGCCCAAGGGCGGCGAGTCCAGCGTCCGGGACATCCTGATCCACCTGATCGAGGAGTACGCCCGGCACTGCGGGCACGCCGACCTGTTGCGCGAGTGCATCGACGGGCGTACCGGGCAGTGA
- a CDS encoding NUDIX domain-containing protein, translating into MTDADFTATLPRKRMGSAVLLSDDRGRVLLVEPTYKDHWEIPGGAVEADESPYAAAVRELDEELGLPVRPGRLLVTDWVPPRPGRTEGLMLVFDGGILTPRQTARIRLPAEELRGWAWCTEPEAGERLSGLLARRIAAAVRARAEHRAVYLENGFLVA; encoded by the coding sequence GTGACCGACGCCGACTTCACCGCCACGTTGCCGCGCAAGCGGATGGGATCCGCGGTCCTGCTGTCCGACGATCGAGGCCGGGTGCTGCTGGTCGAGCCGACGTACAAGGACCACTGGGAGATCCCGGGCGGCGCGGTGGAGGCCGACGAGTCGCCGTACGCGGCGGCGGTGCGCGAGCTCGACGAGGAGCTGGGCCTGCCGGTGCGGCCGGGCCGGCTGCTGGTGACCGACTGGGTGCCGCCGCGCCCCGGCCGGACCGAGGGCCTGATGCTGGTGTTCGACGGCGGGATCCTCACGCCACGGCAGACGGCGCGGATCCGGTTGCCCGCCGAGGAGTTGCGCGGCTGGGCCTGGTGCACCGAGCCGGAGGCCGGCGAGCGGCTCTCCGGGTTGCTGGCCCGCAGGATCGCCGCGGCGGTCCGGGCCCGGGCCGAGCACAGGGCGGTCTACCTGGAGAACGGTTTCCTCGTGGCTTGA
- a CDS encoding glucose 1-dehydrogenase, giving the protein MTTTKEDRQAQERQQRPPGHTTQMDRKPDHGEDSYRGSGRLTGKKAVITGGDSGIGRAVALAFAREGADVLINYLPQEQDDARETAALVEAAGRKVALAPGDLTDPDRSRTIVEQAVRELGGIDVLVNNAAYQMTHETVEEVSDQEWQHTLDVNITAMFRLVKAALPHLKEGASIINTSSVNYDQPKPTLLPYATTKGAIANFTAGLAQLLGDRGIRVNAVAPGPIWTPLIPSTMPPEQVAEFGKNTPLGRAGEPREVAPAYVLLASDEASYISGAVIPVTGGKPIL; this is encoded by the coding sequence ATGACCACGACCAAGGAAGACCGGCAGGCGCAGGAGCGGCAGCAGCGGCCGCCCGGTCACACCACCCAGATGGACCGCAAACCCGACCACGGCGAGGACAGCTACCGCGGGTCCGGACGGCTCACCGGCAAGAAGGCGGTGATCACCGGCGGCGACAGCGGCATCGGCCGGGCCGTGGCGCTCGCCTTCGCCCGCGAGGGCGCCGACGTGCTGATCAACTACCTGCCGCAGGAACAGGACGACGCGCGGGAGACCGCGGCGCTGGTGGAGGCGGCCGGGCGCAAGGTCGCGCTGGCGCCGGGCGACCTGACCGACCCGGACCGGAGCCGCACGATCGTCGAGCAGGCGGTCCGCGAGCTCGGCGGCATCGACGTGCTGGTGAACAACGCGGCCTACCAGATGACCCACGAAACCGTCGAGGAGGTCTCCGACCAGGAATGGCAGCACACCCTCGACGTGAACATCACCGCGATGTTCCGGCTGGTCAAGGCCGCCCTGCCGCACCTGAAGGAGGGCGCGTCCATCATCAACACCAGCTCGGTCAACTATGACCAGCCGAAGCCGACACTGCTGCCGTACGCGACCACGAAGGGCGCGATCGCCAACTTCACCGCGGGGCTGGCGCAGCTGCTCGGCGACCGGGGGATCCGCGTCAACGCGGTCGCTCCCGGGCCGATCTGGACGCCGCTGATCCCGTCGACCATGCCGCCCGAGCAGGTCGCGGAGTTCGGCAAGAACACGCCGCTCGGCCGCGCCGGGGAGCCCCGGGAGGTCGCTCCGGCGTACGTCCTGCTCGCCTCCGACGAGGCCAGTTACATCTCCGGGGCGGTCATCCCGGTCACCGGAGGCAAGCCGATCCTGTGA
- a CDS encoding DeoR/GlpR family DNA-binding transcription regulator, with protein MLAAERRAVLLSHLQTTGKVVAKDVAARLGVTEDMIRRDLRELAAAGLCRRVYGGALPVSAATADHATRATVAADSKARVAAAAATLIRPGSTVLLDGGTTALAVTAALPPELSATIVTHSPTVAAALVAHPAVDVYVLGGRLFKHSVVTCGAATAEAARGISADLFLLGVTGVHPEAGLTTGDVEEAAMKRVLATRAADTYVLASSEKIGAAAPFTVLAPGEVSGIVTDAAPDHPTVRSLRDAGVTIVPA; from the coding sequence ATGCTGGCCGCGGAGCGACGTGCGGTCCTGCTGTCCCACCTGCAGACCACGGGCAAGGTGGTGGCCAAGGACGTCGCGGCGCGACTGGGCGTCACCGAGGACATGATCCGCCGGGACCTGCGCGAGCTCGCCGCGGCCGGCCTGTGCCGGCGGGTCTACGGCGGGGCGCTGCCGGTCTCCGCGGCGACCGCCGACCACGCCACCCGCGCCACCGTCGCGGCCGACAGCAAGGCGCGGGTCGCCGCCGCGGCCGCCACGCTGATCCGGCCCGGCAGCACCGTGCTGCTCGACGGCGGCACCACCGCGCTGGCGGTCACCGCCGCCCTGCCGCCGGAGCTGTCCGCGACCATCGTCACGCACAGTCCGACGGTCGCCGCCGCGCTGGTGGCGCACCCGGCGGTCGACGTCTACGTGCTCGGCGGCCGCCTCTTCAAGCACTCCGTGGTGACCTGCGGGGCGGCCACCGCGGAGGCGGCCCGCGGCATCTCGGCGGACCTGTTCCTGCTCGGCGTGACCGGCGTCCACCCGGAGGCCGGGCTCACCACCGGTGACGTCGAGGAGGCCGCGATGAAACGCGTCCTGGCCACCCGCGCCGCCGACACCTACGTGCTGGCCAGCAGCGAGAAGATCGGCGCCGCCGCACCGTTCACGGTGCTCGCTCCGGGCGAGGTGAGCGGCATCGTGACCGATGCCGCGCCGGACCACCCGACGGTACGGTCGCTGCGCGACGCCGGCGTCACGATCGTACCGGCGTGA